One stretch of Asterias rubens chromosome 8, eAstRub1.3, whole genome shotgun sequence DNA includes these proteins:
- the LOC117294004 gene encoding extracellular matrix protein 3-like produces the protein MARTLALFVGLVAVLTTGVAGQGADFSLGTATIRGDTLPPVVVSQPQDPVSASNEIIQRNTGINVAFGRSKVLEPETELKINVQPGDRCVVYVLSDPLSQIPGRLTPNRFPCDFGSGDVKYVHFGSRIPMRDRVKLQLRYDTETSTIIIPFMIDVTVESKQLVIVQKRVPLRVAELMGESDILDGAKLEFAFDQSQTCKVTILSSASGWPRYGQVEGGAGRLGSMIDCDEFLALGITYLHTSLNDSPRMDHIPMVVELRDADGNVVQQEYFQVDVRIDEGAENNPPSFSNSVMMVLELNQFIMTAITPDVIAAEDIETDADKLVFNITVPLGPGEGYITSTDDRNLPISSFTQEDVRNLKIAYVPPAEDSNEQRIFQFELEVVDSELATSEQNAVMIVVNPKNTMAPVATRNAGLTIFEGQVRAILPDQNLQISDENNLWDVVIAPISGPSHGTLRVNLQPRKFFTTDELMAGVVTYHHDGSETYSDNIIFRMNDGKNETEFLFPITMAPIDDQPPIVDVNTGILIQEKELKGIINTILSATDVDSDDSTIRFILEPPYSIQGNMVIRQDVLPADPQNWQLTGGFYERAVTEWTLDDILSGRLHYRHNGVHNSDIVMDRLLFRVADSGPNLSPVNEFVVKIMPVDDQPPYLYPGTDLEMSVDEFAITIIKKPDLRYTDQDSEDRNLYYTITDQPRDLDPNNPLPAGQIVLVETPDTAITNFYQSQINHLKIAYKPPGIELGITPRLVQFVFSVKDENGNLVSGQHFDIFLNPVDNKPPSVTNTGFSVSEGDEMVFDLSMLDAYDTDTDSSELIFNIKTIPNYGNIMIDGVPMQPGDTFTLDDISRGGVTYTNNGAEEFGDIIDLELTDGIHTVPVTIQVNVRPVDDEAPTLDLPPGTLGSFLEVPEQSSSLITNNILSASDPDTEDLRLTFIVDRFPLDGILENNGIPTAAFSQQDIVNGYIRYRHTGGEIGLTKREDSFNLTLSDMSDKWVKDNTVITQIEVYVTILPVDNLAPNVTVGDLFDVDEGGKSTINLAHLSATDIDSIDDDIVCTVVVQTTNGYLENISPSPGSEKSRAGIAISAFSLKDLRLNHINYVQSMNKGSEPQEDQFTFACSDGINTAQTYFFPIEINPVNDEEPQIFVREIVVEEGGMIKIDPVFLNGVDEDIPDDELHFHIIVKPVNGDLIQSRADIIIPVKNFTLEQLRSGVDIFYKHDGSETSSDSFTVTLTDGVHEVSAVVNVIVLPADDETPRLSVNDGLDIEIGDIRTITNRILQATDLDSPDSNLTFVVRLEPRNGLLQRLNKIDGTVLENITLGMNFTQWEIDNQRIRYTHTGTEGGRDLIKFDVTDGTNPLIDRYFYVNVDYVDNVHPDVVNAGVTLQEGGRVTLTTDILSTNDINSPDEDLVFTIAEGPIKGHLESTDNPGVPITTFTQLDLAGNKIYYVHTQDDEMKMDSFQFEVADGFNTVVRTFRISLSEVDNKKPVVTYTKLIMKEGANKLITPFELRIDDTDTRDPLKLKFTITQLPVHGNLLRDNSEIVTMFTMDDLNENRISYQHDGTESDSDSFSFIVTDGTHTDFAVSPNLEEFTRTPQKMRIKILPVDNGMPQIVVNRGAPTLNTLGSGHLGFLLTNKFIRAEDRDSDDSGLIYTISTLPRYGYIMNLGLGNISITNFTQADVDNMRIQYVVNPNTNATSDIFFVDVKDPGGNVLANQPFRLNWSWISLDREYYEVNETDRSVEIKLLRRGYLGETSFVGK, from the coding sequence ATGGCAAGAACTCTAGCGCTTTTCGTTGGCTTAGTCGCCGTTCTCACAACAGGAGTTGCCGGCCAGGGTGCCGATTTCTCGCTAGGTACCGCCACAATTCGTGGTGATACATTGCCGCCGGTTGTAGTCAGCCAACCTCAAGACCCCGTTTCGGCGTCCAACGAGATAATTCAGCGAAACACCGGTATCAATGTTGCATTTGGCCGCTCCAAGGTTCTTGAACCAGAGACCGAACTGAAGATAAACGTCCAACCCGGCGACCGGTGTGTGGTGTATGTACTCTCGGATCCTCTCTCGCAGATTCCAGGACGTCTCACCCCAAATCGGTTCCCTTGTGATTTCGGTTCTGGCGACGTCAAGTACGTCCACTTTGGTTCCCGTATCCCCATGCGGGATCGAGTCAAGCTCCAGCTTCGGTATGATACAGAAACCAGCACTATCATCATCCCATTCATGATTGACGTTACCGTCGAATCCAAGCAGCTCGTGATTGTCCAGAAGAGAGTTCCCCTTCGAGTTGCCGAGTTGATGGGTGAGAGCGACATTCTCGACGGTGCTAAGCTCGAGTTTGCCTTCGATCAATCCCAAACCTGCAAGGTGACCATCCTCAGCTCGGCCAGTGGATGGCCAAGATATGGACAGGTTGAAGGTGGAGCTGGACGTCTCGGTTCCATGATTGACTGTGATGAGTTCTTGGCTCTCGGCATCACTTACCTCCACACTTCCCTCAACGATTCCCCCAGAATGGACCACATCCCCATGGTTGTCGAACTCCGAGATGCTGACGGCAATGTGGTACAGCAAGAGTACTTCCAGGTCGATGTGAGAATTGATGAAGGTGCAGAGAACAACCCACCGAGCTTCAGCAACAGCGTAATGATGGTGTTGGAGTTGAACCAGTTCATCATGACAGCCATTACCCCAGATGTCATCGCAGCTGAGGACATTGAGACAGACGCAGATAAGTTGGTTTTTAATATTACTGTCCCACTAGGCCCTGGTGAGGGGTACATTACAAGTACAGATGACCGAAACCTCCCCATCTCCTCTTTCACCCAAGAAGATGTCCGTAACCTAAAAATAGCTTATGTACCTCCAGCAGAAGATTCCAATGAGCAGAGAATTTTCCAGTTTGAACTTGAAGTTGTGGACTCTGAACTTGCTACCTCAGAACAAAATGCTGTCATGATTGTTGTTAACCCGAAAAATACCATGGCCCCAGTTGCAACTAGAAATGCTGGTCTCACAATCTTTGAAGGGCAGGTCCGTGCAATTCTCCCCGACCAGAATCTCCAAATTTCTGACGAAAACAATCTTTGGGACGTAGTTATTGCTCCAATTAGTGGCCCATCTCATGGTACATTGAGAGTTAATTTGCAACCAAGAAAATTCTTCACCACTGATGAGCTTATGGCTGGCGTAGTCACTTACCACCACGATGGGTCCGAGACCTACAGTGACAACATCATTTTCAGAATGAACGACGGCAAAAATGAGACAGAGTTTTTGTTCCCAATCACCATGGCTCCTATTGATGATCAGCCTCCAATTGTTGATGTCAATACTGGTATTTTGATCCAAGAAAAAGAACTTAAAGGTATCATCAATACTATCCTCAGCGCCACTGATGTTGATTCCGACGATAGCACCATTCGTTTTATCCTTGAGCCACCCTACTCCATACAAGGCAACATGGTTATCAGACAAGATGTACTGCCGGCAGATCCTCAGAACTGGCAGCTGACTGGCGGTTTCTACGAGAGAGCAGTCACCGAATGGACTCTTGATGATATCCTCAGTGGTCGTCTTCACTATCGTCACAATGGTGTTCACAACTCAGATATTGTCATGGACAGATTGCTTTTCCGTGTTGCAGACAGTGGCCCTAATCTTTCACCTGTAAATGAGTTTGTTGTCAAGATCATGCCTGTTGATGATCAGCCACCGTACCTGTATCCTGGCACTGACCTAGAGATGTCTGTTGATGAGTTTGCCATCACTATCATTAAGAAGCCTGATCTTAGATACACCGACCAAGACAGTGAAGACCGTAACTTGTACTACACCATTACCGACCAACCAAGAGACTTGGACCCCAACAACCCACTTCCAGCTGGTCAAATCGTTTTGGTTGAGACTCCGGACACCGCTATTACAAACTTCTACCAAAGCCAGATCAACCATCTGAAGATTGCCTACAAGCCACCAGGCATTGAGCTCGGTATTACCCCACGCCTTGTCCAGTTTGTCTTTTCTGTTAAAGACGAGAATGGCAACCTTGTTTCTGGCCAGCACTTTGACATTTTCCTCAATCCAGTAGACAACAAGCCACCAAGCGTCACCAACACGGGTTTCTCTGTTTCAGAGGGAGATGAGATGGTCTTCGATCTCAGCATGCTTGATGCTTACGACACAGACACAGACAGTTCTGAATTGATCTTCAACATCAAGACTATTCCAAACTACGGTAACATCATGATCGACGGAGTTCCAATGCAGCCGGGTGACACCTTTACTCTGGATGACATTTCTCGTGGTGGCGTTACTTACACCAATAATGGAGCTGAGGAGTTCGGAGACATAATCGATTTGGAGTTGACCGATGGCATCCACACCGTACCAGTCACAATTCAAGTTAATGTGCGTCCAGTTGATGATGAAGCACCGACCCTTGACCTCCCACCAGGCACCTTGGGTTCCTTCCTTGAAGTCCCTGAGCAGTCGAGCAGCCTCATCACTAACAACATCCTCAGTGCATCAGATCCCGACACCGAAGATCTCCGTCTTACTTTCATCGTTGACCGTTTCCCCTTAGATGGCATTTTGGAAAACAACGGAATCCCCACTGCAGCCTTCTCACAACAAGACATTGTTAACGGCTACATCAGATACAGGCACACTGGTGGTGAGATCGGACTTACCAAGCGTGAAGACTCCTTCAACTTGACCCTGTCTGACATGTCTGATAAATGGGTGAAAGACAATACCGTAATCACACAGATCGAAGTCTACGTCACTATCCTTCCCGTTGACAACCTTGCTCCCAATGTGACCGTTGGCGATCTCTTCGATGTTGATGAGGGTGGCAAGTCTACAATCAATCTGGCACATCTCTCTGCAACTGACATCGATTCTATTGATGATGATATCGTCTGCACTGTCGTTGTTCAAACAACAAATGGCTACCTAGAGAACATTTCTCCTTCACCTGGCTCAGAGAAATCTCGTGCTGGAATTGCTATCAGTGCTTTTTCACTCAAAGATCTCCGTCTGAACCACATCAACTACGTCCAGAGTATGAACAAAGGGTCTGAGCCCCAAGAAGATCAGTTTACCTTCGCCTGCTCTGATGGCATCAACACAGCACAGACTTACTTCTTCCCCATTGAGATCAACCCAGTCAATGACGAGGAACCTCAGATCTTTGTGAGGGAGATCGTTGTTGAGGAGGGCGGCATGATTAAGATTGATCCAGTTTTCTTGAATGGAGTTGACGAAGATATCCCAGATGATGAACTTCACTTCCACATCATTGTCAAGCCAGTAAATGGAGATCTCATCCAATCCCGAGCTGACATCATTATCCCAGTCAAGAACTTCACCTTGGAGCAACTCCGCAGTGGTGTTGATATCTTCTACAAGCACGATGGCAGCGAGACCAGCTCAGACTCCTTCACTGTTACTCTTACTGATGGTGTCCATGAAGTTAGCGCCGTCGTTAACGTCATTGTCTTGCCAGCTGATGATGAGACTCCAAGACTCTCCGTCAATGATGGGCTTGATATTGAAATTGGCGATATCAGAACCATCACCAACCGTATCCTGCAAGCCACCGATCTTGATTCACCTGACTCTAATCTCACTTTCGTCGTCCGCTTGGAGCCCAGAAATGGACTTCTGCAGAGACTGAACAAAATCGATGGCACCGTTTTGGAGAACATCACCCTTGGCATGAACTTCACACAGTGGGAGATTGACAACCAGCGTATCCGTTACACTCATACTGGAACCGAAGGCGGCCGAGACCTCATCAAGTTTGATGTCACAGATGGCACCAATCCTCTGATCGATCGCTACTTCTACGTCAATGTTGACTATGTTGACAATGTCCATCCCGATGTTGTTAATGCTGGTGTGACACTTCAAGAAGGTGGGCGTGTCACCTTGACCACTGATATCCTCAGTACGAACGATATAAACAGTCCAGATGAAGATCTCGTTTTCACCATTGCCGAGGGACCAATCAAAGGACATCTTGAGAGCACCGATAATCCAGGTGTCCCCATCACTACCTTCACCCAACTTGATTTGGCCGGAAACAAGATCTACTATGTCCACACCCAAGATGATGAGATGAAAATGGACAGCTTCCAGTTCGAGGTCGCTGACGGCTTTAACACAGTAGTCCGCACTTTCCGTATCTCCCTCAGTGAGGTTGACAACAAGAAACCAGTTGTCACCTACACCAAGCTGATTATGAAGGAAGGAGCCAACAAACTCATCACACCATTCGAGCTCCGCATTGATGACACTGACACCAGAGATCCACTGAAGCTGAAGTTCACCATCACCCAATTGCCCGTCCACGGCAATCTCCTTCGTGACAACAGTGAAATTGTAACAATGTTCACCATGGACGACCTGAACGAGAACCGTATCAGCTACCAGCATGATGGCACCGAGTCCGACTCTGACAGCTTCTCCTTCATCGTCACCGACGGCACACACACCGACTTTGCCGTCTCCCCCAACCTTGAAGAGTTCACACGCACACCCCAGAAGATGCGCATCAAGATTCTACCGGTGGACAACGGCATGCCGCAGATTGTGGTCAACCGAGGGGCACCAACGCTGAACACCCTGGGCTCTGGACACCTTGGCTTCCTCCTCACCAACAAGTTCATCCGTGCTGAGGATAGAGACAGCGACGATAGCGGCCTTATCTACACGATCTCAACCCTACCCAGGTACGGGTACATCATGAACCTTGGACTCGGCAACATCAGCATTACCAACTTTACTCAAG